A stretch of Gymnodinialimonas phycosphaerae DNA encodes these proteins:
- a CDS encoding acyl-CoA dehydrogenase family protein, whose translation MDFGLSDEQEMIVSTVRSFVENEIYPFEAEVERRGHVPPELGEEIKRKVIDLGFYACNFPESVGGAGLSHLDFTLVERELGRGSMALTHFFARPQNILMACKGEQVERYLLPTVRGDRMDALAMTEPDAGSDVRGMKCSAVRDGGDWVVNGSKHFISGAEHADFFIVFLATGVDETPKGPKKRITCFLVDRGHSGFEVRDGYNSVSHRGYKNCILNFDDCRLPDAQVLGEVDGGFAVMNDWLYATRLTVAAFSVGRARRCFDYALDYAAQRKQFGQAIAKFQGVSFQVADMITEIDAADHLTLAGAWRLDQGLSANREIASAKLYATEMLARVTDTTLQIFGGMGLMDDFPIERFWRDARVERIWDGTSEIQRHIISRDLFRPLGA comes from the coding sequence ATGGATTTTGGCCTGAGCGATGAACAGGAGATGATCGTTTCCACCGTCCGCAGCTTCGTCGAGAACGAGATTTATCCCTTCGAGGCAGAGGTCGAGCGCAGGGGTCACGTACCGCCGGAGCTGGGGGAGGAGATCAAGCGCAAGGTGATTGATCTGGGGTTTTACGCCTGCAACTTCCCCGAAAGCGTCGGTGGCGCGGGCCTCAGCCATCTCGATTTCACGCTCGTGGAACGCGAGCTGGGGCGCGGCTCCATGGCGCTGACGCATTTTTTCGCTCGCCCCCAGAATATCCTGATGGCCTGCAAAGGCGAGCAGGTGGAGCGTTACCTGCTGCCAACCGTGCGCGGCGACAGAATGGACGCGCTGGCAATGACCGAGCCCGACGCAGGTTCCGACGTGCGCGGCATGAAGTGCAGCGCCGTCCGCGATGGGGGCGACTGGGTGGTGAACGGGTCCAAGCACTTCATTTCCGGCGCTGAACACGCTGATTTCTTTATCGTCTTCCTGGCCACTGGCGTGGACGAGACACCCAAGGGGCCGAAGAAGCGGATCACCTGTTTCCTTGTGGATCGCGGCCATTCCGGCTTCGAGGTCCGCGATGGCTATAACTCTGTCAGCCACAGGGGCTACAAGAACTGCATCCTGAATTTCGACGATTGCCGCCTGCCAGATGCGCAGGTTCTGGGCGAGGTCGACGGCGGTTTTGCGGTGATGAACGATTGGCTCTACGCCACCCGCCTGACCGTTGCAGCGTTCAGCGTGGGCCGAGCACGGCGGTGCTTCGACTACGCCTTGGACTACGCCGCACAGCGCAAGCAATTCGGCCAAGCAATTGCGAAGTTCCAGGGCGTCAGCTTTCAGGTTGCGGACATGATCACCGAGATCGACGCCGCGGATCATTTGACCCTCGCGGGGGCGTGGCGCTTGGATCAAGGCCTGTCCGCCAACCGCGAGATCGCAAGCGCCAAACTATACGCCACCGAGATGCTGGCCCGCGTCACCGACACCACTTTGCAGATTTTCGGCGGCATGGGGCTGATGGATGATTTCCCCATCGAGCGCTTCTGGCGCGATGCGAGGGTGGAGAGAATCTGGGACGGCACCTCTGAAATCCAGCGCCACATCATCAGTCGTGACTTGTTCCGACCGTTGGGCGCGTAA
- a CDS encoding acetate--CoA ligase family protein, with amino-acid sequence MSRDLSRLLRPKSIAVVGGGAWCEAVVRECSKIGFGGAIWPVHPTKAEIGGQQTYGAIADLPSAPDAAFVGVNRLVTVEVIAALAALGSGGAICFASGFQEAMEELADGADLQSALLKAAGEMPILGPNCYGMVNGLDRVALWPDHHGMVPVDSGVALVTQSSNIAINLTMQRRGLPIAYMVTAGNQAQTDVAQIGMALLGDPRVTALGLHIEGIPDIRRMEALAEMARALGKPIVALKVGASDQAQAGTVSHTASLAGSYAGARALLARLGIGQVSGLSALLEALKLLHMTGPLANNRIASMSCSGGEACLMADTALAYDVELPDLSDRQKVKLRAVLGPKVALANPLDYHTYIWGDRAAMAACFSAMMDEGLALGLVVLDFPRSDRCPAPDWDLVIDAVADAQAASGHEIAILASLPDTMPEEIAQKIMAQGIVPMCGLSETLEAIAVAAIARPGGAAPVLLPGADGPTFTLTEDAAKARLVAHGVPVPASCRAASPKAAAEAAAHLGGTVALKGAGVAHKTEAGAVRLNLKAGQVEEAAKAMPTNEYLVEEMIDDPATELLIGVVRDPAHGYVLTLGAGGTFTEILCDTTHLLLPCTATDIRHALTRLRIAPRLDGYRGAPPADIAAIASAVLAVQDYVAAHADEIFEVEINPLMCTPTRAVAADALIRIRQTP; translated from the coding sequence GTGAGCCGCGATCTGTCGCGCCTGTTGAGACCGAAGTCGATTGCAGTAGTGGGCGGCGGCGCGTGGTGCGAAGCCGTCGTGCGGGAATGCAGCAAGATCGGCTTTGGCGGGGCGATCTGGCCGGTACATCCGACGAAGGCAGAAATCGGTGGCCAGCAGACCTACGGGGCAATCGCCGATCTGCCGAGCGCGCCCGATGCCGCGTTTGTCGGCGTCAACCGCCTTGTAACGGTTGAGGTGATAGCCGCCCTCGCCGCGCTTGGATCCGGGGGCGCGATCTGTTTCGCCTCGGGCTTTCAAGAGGCCATGGAGGAATTGGCCGACGGCGCCGACTTGCAAAGCGCGCTGTTGAAGGCAGCGGGTGAGATGCCGATCCTCGGGCCCAATTGCTACGGCATGGTCAACGGACTCGACCGAGTGGCGCTGTGGCCGGACCACCATGGGATGGTGCCCGTCGACAGTGGGGTGGCGCTTGTCACGCAATCGTCCAACATCGCGATCAACCTGACGATGCAGCGACGCGGCCTGCCAATTGCCTACATGGTAACGGCCGGCAATCAGGCTCAGACGGACGTAGCGCAGATTGGGATGGCGCTATTGGGTGACCCACGGGTCACCGCGCTTGGGCTGCATATCGAGGGCATCCCGGACATCCGCCGGATGGAAGCTTTGGCCGAGATGGCGCGCGCCTTGGGAAAGCCGATTGTGGCGCTGAAGGTGGGTGCTTCTGATCAGGCGCAGGCGGGGACCGTGTCCCACACGGCGTCGCTCGCGGGCAGCTACGCGGGGGCAAGAGCGCTGTTGGCGCGGTTGGGAATTGGGCAGGTCAGTGGTTTGTCCGCCCTTTTGGAGGCGCTCAAGCTGCTCCATATGACGGGACCGCTGGCAAACAATCGCATCGCCTCCATGTCCTGTTCCGGCGGAGAGGCCTGCCTGATGGCCGACACCGCCTTGGCTTATGACGTGGAGCTTCCGGACCTCTCGGATCGTCAGAAGGTGAAACTGCGCGCGGTCCTTGGGCCCAAGGTCGCGCTTGCCAACCCCCTGGATTACCACACCTATATCTGGGGCGATCGCGCCGCGATGGCCGCTTGTTTCTCCGCGATGATGGATGAGGGTTTGGCGCTCGGCCTCGTGGTTCTCGACTTCCCCCGGTCCGACCGCTGCCCCGCGCCTGATTGGGATTTGGTCATCGACGCGGTGGCGGACGCACAGGCGGCGTCTGGCCACGAGATCGCGATCCTCGCCAGCCTGCCCGATACGATGCCCGAGGAGATCGCGCAAAAGATCATGGCGCAGGGGATCGTGCCCATGTGCGGCTTGTCGGAAACGTTGGAGGCGATAGCCGTCGCTGCCATCGCCCGTCCCGGCGGGGCCGCGCCGGTGCTTCTGCCGGGCGCCGATGGGCCGACATTCACGCTGACGGAAGACGCCGCAAAGGCGCGATTGGTTGCCCATGGCGTGCCCGTACCCGCGTCTTGTCGCGCCGCCTCTCCCAAGGCGGCGGCAGAAGCTGCCGCTCACCTCGGCGGCACAGTGGCGCTGAAGGGCGCAGGCGTGGCCCACAAGACGGAAGCCGGGGCAGTGCGCCTGAACCTGAAGGCAGGACAGGTTGAGGAGGCCGCCAAAGCGATGCCGACCAATGAATATCTTGTAGAAGAAATGATCGACGATCCCGCCACCGAATTGCTGATCGGTGTCGTGCGCGACCCGGCCCATGGCTATGTGCTGACACTCGGCGCTGGTGGCACCTTCACTGAAATCCTTTGTGACACCACGCATCTCCTGCTGCCCTGCACGGCGACGGACATACGGCACGCGTTGACCCGCCTGCGCATCGCGCCGCGCCTAGATGGATATCGTGGTGCCCCGCCCGCCGACATCGCAGCGATTGCCAGCGCCGTGCTGGCCGTGCAGGACTATGTCGCGGCCCACGCCGACGAAATCTTCGAAGTCGAAATCAACCCGCTGATGTGCACCCCCACCCGCGCGGTCGCCGCTGACGCCCTCATCCGTATAAGGCAGACTCCATGA
- a CDS encoding carnitinyl-CoA dehydratase: MTDTPIKTTRRGDVLEVTLERGKANAIDLATSRIMGDVFTNFRDDPDLRVAIIAGAGEKFFCPGWDLKAAADGDAVDGDYGVGGFGGLQELRGLNKPVIAAVNGICCGGGLELALSADMILAADHASFALPEIRSGTVADAASIKLPKRIPYHIAMEMLFTGRWLDAEEAARWGMINRVVPAADLMNQARDLADLLASGPPLVYAAIKEIVREAEDMKFQDALNKITKSQFETVEKLYRSEDQLEGARAFAEKRDPIWRGK, encoded by the coding sequence ATGACCGACACCCCGATCAAGACCACCCGCCGCGGCGATGTCCTTGAGGTCACACTGGAGCGCGGCAAGGCCAATGCGATCGACCTCGCGACCAGCCGGATCATGGGCGATGTTTTTACCAACTTCCGCGATGATCCTGACCTCCGCGTGGCGATCATAGCTGGCGCAGGGGAAAAGTTCTTCTGTCCCGGCTGGGACCTGAAAGCCGCCGCCGACGGCGACGCAGTGGATGGCGACTATGGTGTGGGCGGCTTCGGCGGCTTGCAGGAACTGAGGGGCCTCAACAAGCCGGTGATCGCGGCGGTAAACGGCATTTGCTGTGGCGGCGGGCTTGAACTGGCGCTGTCGGCGGACATGATCTTGGCGGCGGATCATGCAAGCTTTGCACTGCCCGAGATCCGATCCGGCACCGTGGCCGATGCGGCCTCGATCAAGCTGCCCAAGCGCATCCCCTACCACATCGCGATGGAGATGCTGTTCACGGGCCGCTGGCTGGACGCGGAAGAAGCGGCGCGATGGGGAATGATCAACCGGGTTGTGCCAGCCGCTGACCTGATGAATCAGGCGCGCGACTTGGCCGATCTGTTGGCGAGCGGGCCGCCACTGGTCTATGCGGCGATAAAGGAGATCGTGCGCGAGGCCGAGGACATGAAGTTCCAGGACGCGCTCAACAAGATCACCAAGAGCCAATTCGAGACGGTGGAAAAGCTCTACCGCTCAGAGGATCAACTGGAAGGCGCCCGCGCCTTTGCCGAGAAACGCGACCCGATTTGGCGGGGCAAATAG
- a CDS encoding 3-keto-5-aminohexanoate cleavage protein: MPLAMNKDVFITCAVTGSGSTQDRSPHVPRSPQQIAESAIDAAKAGAAVVHCHVRDPDTGAPSRDLAYYREVTDRIRDAEIDVVLNLTAGMGGDIVFGPTDAPLPPREGTDMVGAAERVAHIADCLPEICTLDCGTMNFAEADYVMTNTPGMLRAMGRMMTDLGVKPEIEAFDTGHLWFAKELVKEGVLDAPALVQLCMGVPWGAPDDLNTFMAMANNVPEDWTFSAFALGRNQMAYVAASVLAGGNVRVGLEDNLWLDKGVLATNAQLVERAVGIIEGMGAKIIGPAEVRAKLGLTKQAPK, encoded by the coding sequence ATGCCATTGGCCATGAACAAAGACGTCTTCATCACCTGCGCCGTTACGGGCTCGGGCTCTACCCAAGACCGCAGCCCCCATGTCCCCCGCTCGCCGCAGCAAATCGCCGAAAGCGCCATCGACGCCGCCAAAGCTGGCGCGGCCGTCGTTCATTGCCACGTTCGTGACCCCGATACCGGCGCACCATCGCGCGATCTTGCCTACTACCGCGAAGTCACCGACCGCATCCGCGACGCCGAGATCGACGTCGTTCTGAACCTGACGGCGGGCATGGGCGGGGATATCGTCTTTGGCCCCACCGACGCGCCATTGCCGCCACGCGAGGGCACCGACATGGTCGGCGCGGCGGAGCGCGTGGCCCATATCGCAGACTGCCTGCCCGAGATTTGCACTCTGGATTGCGGCACGATGAATTTCGCCGAGGCCGATTACGTCATGACCAACACCCCGGGTATGCTGCGCGCCATGGGACGGATGATGACGGATTTGGGTGTGAAGCCCGAGATCGAAGCCTTTGACACCGGCCATTTGTGGTTCGCCAAGGAACTGGTCAAGGAGGGTGTGTTGGACGCGCCCGCGCTGGTGCAGCTATGTATGGGCGTGCCTTGGGGGGCACCCGATGATCTGAACACATTCATGGCGATGGCGAACAACGTACCCGAAGATTGGACGTTTTCGGCCTTTGCCTTGGGACGCAATCAAATGGCCTATGTGGCAGCCTCGGTCCTGGCGGGTGGTAACGTGCGTGTGGGGTTGGAGGATAACCTATGGCTCGACAAGGGTGTCCTGGCGACGAATGCGCAACTGGTGGAGCGGGCTGTGGGGATCATCGAAGGGATGGGCGCGAAGATCATCGGCCCGGCAGAAGTACGAGCGAAGCTTGGCCTGACGAAGCAGGCCCCGAAATGA
- a CDS encoding lipocalin family protein produces the protein MMRLPVKPALFSALSLLAVASCGAVLGPSYRDENVTIASSANFDASRYVGRWYEVARYPNLFQAECPGAIAEYGASGTPGVLTVRNTCLDASGQPTEVITGTATDEGLGRLSVRLQGVPVAAPYWVLWVDEGYRTAVVGAPNGRVGWILNRDPEIPADRLAAAREVLDFNGYDLSRLQRSVTP, from the coding sequence ATGATGCGCCTTCCGGTCAAGCCCGCCCTTTTTTCAGCGCTATCCCTTCTCGCTGTCGCCTCTTGTGGGGCGGTTCTCGGGCCATCGTACCGGGATGAGAACGTCACCATCGCCTCCTCAGCCAACTTCGACGCGTCCCGCTATGTGGGGCGCTGGTATGAGGTGGCTCGGTATCCAAACCTGTTCCAGGCCGAGTGTCCGGGCGCGATTGCCGAGTACGGCGCCTCAGGCACACCAGGTGTCCTGACGGTGCGCAACACCTGCCTGGACGCCAGCGGCCAGCCCACCGAAGTGATCACCGGCACGGCCACGGACGAAGGCCTTGGCCGATTGTCCGTCCGCCTTCAGGGCGTGCCCGTCGCTGCCCCCTATTGGGTGCTGTGGGTCGATGAAGGCTACCGCACAGCAGTCGTCGGCGCGCCCAACGGGCGTGTCGGCTGGATCCTCAACCGCGACCCGGAAATCCCGGCGGATCGTCTGGCCGCGGCGCGTGAAGTGCTGGATTTCAACGGCTATGACCTGAGCCGGCTACAACGGAGCGTGACACCATGA
- a CDS encoding carnitine 3-dehydrogenase encodes MKAAIIGGGVIGGGWAARFLLNGWDVVVYDPDPEAERKIGEVLANARRALPALYDTALPFEGTLRFTADLAEACAGADWVQESVPERLDIKHRVHAELTALSPAEAVIGSSTSGFKPSELTAEGARVIVAHPFNPVYLLPLIELVGDTDHCARAATLLRDIGMYPLYVRKEIDAHIADRFLEAVWREALWLVKDGIATTEEIDEAIRMGFGLRWAQMGLFETYRVAGGEAGMKHFMAQFGPCLTWPWTKLMDVPEFTDELVDLIAGQSDAQSGHMSIRALERLRDDNLVGIMRALKHSGSGAGGVVARHEATLPKTTQPVTQDRQVPQIWTDYNGHMNEAHFLETGSKATDRFMEMVGADADYIAGGLSYFTVENHVRYLDEVHAGDRLRAETRLLSGEGKKLHLFHTLLRGDGTAVATVESLLLHVDLATRKSCLPGDAVARALAAMTKTLAGLPMPEGAGKVGR; translated from the coding sequence ATGAAGGCAGCGATCATCGGCGGCGGCGTGATCGGCGGCGGATGGGCCGCGCGGTTCCTTTTGAACGGCTGGGACGTAGTTGTGTACGACCCGGACCCAGAGGCCGAGCGCAAGATTGGCGAGGTTTTGGCCAACGCCCGACGCGCGTTGCCGGCGCTTTACGACACCGCCTTGCCCTTCGAAGGCACCCTTCGGTTCACGGCTGACCTGGCGGAGGCCTGCGCAGGCGCGGATTGGGTACAAGAAAGCGTGCCGGAACGGCTCGACATCAAGCACAGGGTTCATGCGGAGTTGACGGCGTTATCCCCGGCGGAGGCCGTCATCGGCTCTTCCACCTCGGGGTTCAAACCGTCGGAGTTGACGGCAGAGGGCGCGCGCGTGATCGTCGCGCATCCGTTCAACCCGGTCTATCTTTTGCCACTGATCGAGTTGGTGGGCGACACGGACCATTGCGCCCGTGCGGCTACGCTTTTGCGCGACATCGGGATGTATCCTCTCTACGTCCGCAAAGAGATTGATGCGCATATCGCGGACCGTTTCCTGGAAGCGGTCTGGCGCGAGGCACTGTGGCTGGTCAAGGACGGCATCGCCACCACCGAGGAAATCGACGAGGCGATCCGCATGGGCTTTGGCCTGCGGTGGGCGCAGATGGGCCTGTTCGAGACCTACCGCGTTGCGGGTGGTGAGGCGGGGATGAAGCATTTCATGGCGCAGTTCGGCCCCTGCCTGACGTGGCCCTGGACCAAGCTGATGGATGTACCGGAGTTTACCGACGAGTTGGTCGACCTGATCGCGGGCCAATCGGACGCGCAGTCCGGCCACATGAGCATCCGCGCGCTGGAGCGACTGCGCGACGATAACCTCGTGGGGATCATGCGCGCACTAAAGCACTCGGGCTCTGGCGCGGGCGGCGTTGTGGCGCGCCATGAAGCGACGCTTCCCAAGACCACGCAGCCGGTGACGCAGGACCGTCAGGTGCCGCAGATCTGGACCGACTACAACGGACACATGAATGAAGCGCACTTTCTGGAGACGGGCTCCAAGGCGACGGATCGGTTCATGGAGATGGTGGGCGCCGATGCAGACTACATCGCGGGTGGTTTGAGCTATTTCACGGTGGAAAACCACGTCCGCTATCTGGATGAAGTCCACGCGGGCGACCGCCTGCGCGCCGAGACGCGCTTGTTGAGCGGCGAGGGCAAGAAGCTTCACCTGTTCCACACGTTGCTGCGTGGCGACGGGACGGCCGTGGCGACGGTCGAAAGCCTGTTGCTGCATGTGGATCTGGCGACACGCAAATCGTGTTTGCCCGGCGACGCCGTGGCTCGTGCCCTTGCGGCGATGACGAAGACGCTGGCGGGGCTGCCAATGCCGGAGGGCGCGGGCAAAGTCGGGCGCTAG